A window of the Cellvibrio sp. pealriver genome harbors these coding sequences:
- the ccmD gene encoding heme exporter protein CcmD: MKFQFESFAEFMAMNGHGPFVWSAYAITFAVLVFLFVSPILQKKAFIKQQRKQQKLAQTNSASNGVSN; the protein is encoded by the coding sequence ATGAAGTTTCAATTTGAATCTTTTGCAGAATTTATGGCGATGAATGGCCATGGTCCGTTTGTATGGTCGGCTTATGCGATCACCTTTGCAGTGCTGGTGTTTTTATTTGTCAGTCCCATTCTGCAAAAAAAAGCATTCATTAAACAGCAGAGAAAACAGCAAAAGTTGGCGCAGACCAATAGTGCCAGTAATGGCGTAAGCAATTAA
- a CDS encoding heme ABC transporter permease, which yields MSWQWFHRLGSPRWFYEKTTPWLPWLTVFSFALIITSAIWGLAFAPADFKQGNSYRIIYIHVPAAFLALAGYYIMAISGAVGLIWKMKLPFMVMKSAAPIGALLTFVSLVTGSIWGKPTWGTWWEWDARITSMLILFFLYLGMIALQQAFMHRDTADKASAVLALVGMVNIPIIYKSVDWWNTLHQPATIKFTSKSTIDPSMLYPLLLMVIGFYCFYALVLLLYTRVEILRREHRTQWVNDLISAADKRG from the coding sequence ATGTCATGGCAATGGTTTCATCGTTTGGGTTCACCCCGCTGGTTTTATGAAAAAACCACCCCCTGGTTACCGTGGTTAACGGTATTCAGCTTTGCATTGATTATTACCTCGGCTATTTGGGGGTTGGCATTTGCACCCGCCGATTTCAAGCAGGGCAACAGTTATCGCATTATCTACATCCATGTGCCGGCTGCGTTTTTGGCGCTTGCAGGCTATTACATCATGGCCATTTCCGGTGCTGTCGGCCTTATTTGGAAAATGAAATTACCGTTTATGGTGATGAAATCTGCTGCGCCCATAGGGGCCTTGCTCACGTTTGTGTCGTTGGTGACAGGCTCTATTTGGGGCAAGCCTACCTGGGGCACATGGTGGGAGTGGGATGCCCGTATCACCTCAATGTTGATTTTGTTCTTTTTATATCTAGGTATGATCGCTCTGCAACAAGCGTTTATGCATCGCGATACCGCGGATAAAGCCAGTGCAGTCCTCGCATTGGTGGGAATGGTCAACATCCCGATCATTTATAAGTCTGTCGATTGGTGGAATACCTTGCATCAACCCGCCACCATCAAATTCACCAGCAAGTCCACCATCGATCCTTCTATGTTGTATCCACTATTGCTAATGGTGATTGGATTTTATTGCTTTTACGCGCTGGTGTTATTGCTATATACCCGCGTGGAAATTTTACGCCGTGAACATCGTACCCAATGGGTAAATGATTTAATCAGTGCAGCAGATAAGCGAGGTTGA
- the ccmB gene encoding heme exporter protein CcmB: MADLSPAAGLFDGFVASFRRDLLIAARHKTELANPLVFFLIAVTLIPLGVSPEKNVLALLAPGIVWVMALLATLLSLDGLFRSDYDDGSLEQMLISPQSLYFTVMAKVLVHWLVSGLPVTLLAPLLGLMLSLPIEGYLPLLISLALGTASMSLIGAVGAALTVSLRKGGLLLSLIVMPLYIPVLIFGASAVQTAIQGGAIGMQIAVLGAFLALALVLAPIAALGALRISTNG; the protein is encoded by the coding sequence ATGGCTGATCTATCTCCAGCAGCAGGTTTATTCGATGGATTTGTCGCCAGCTTCCGGCGCGATTTACTGATTGCCGCGCGTCATAAAACTGAACTTGCCAATCCACTGGTGTTCTTCCTGATCGCTGTAACCTTGATCCCGTTGGGGGTCAGCCCCGAAAAAAATGTATTAGCATTGCTCGCCCCGGGGATTGTATGGGTAATGGCATTGCTCGCGACGCTTTTGTCATTGGATGGTCTGTTTCGCAGCGATTACGATGACGGCTCTCTGGAGCAAATGCTGATCAGCCCTCAATCGCTCTATTTCACGGTAATGGCGAAAGTGCTGGTGCACTGGTTGGTGTCGGGCTTACCTGTCACGTTGCTTGCGCCTCTGTTAGGGCTCATGTTGAGTTTGCCAATCGAGGGTTATTTACCTTTGTTGATTTCGCTTGCGTTAGGAACAGCTTCCATGAGTTTAATCGGTGCTGTGGGGGCTGCTTTGACAGTTTCATTGCGTAAAGGCGGACTATTGCTGTCGCTCATTGTGATGCCGCTGTATATTCCGGTGCTGATATTTGGCGCAAGCGCAGTACAGACGGCTATTCAGGGCGGGGCAATTGGTATGCAAATCGCAGTGTTGGGCGCATTTCTCGCGTTAGCGCTGGTTCTTGCTCCGATTGCAGCACTGGGTGCTTTGCGAATCAGCACTAATGGTTAA
- the ccmA gene encoding cytochrome c biogenesis heme-transporting ATPase CcmA, protein MSESLDAASEPLLEFLGLGCERDERLLFSGLDLRLFAGDVVQIGGPNGAGKTTLLRAIAGISTDYHGQVRYLGQALPAAAWEFAGDSLYLGHLPGIKKALTPAENLAWYQAQTGAVVSIDEALRLVGLYGYEDTPCYQLSAGQLRRVALARLHLSRARIWILDEPFTAIDKLGVSQLESLIAQQSSKGGVVILTSHQDLNLPQLRLVNLQDYQSGLSGADLSGRAASDGQQQVQYHG, encoded by the coding sequence CCGTTACTGGAATTTCTTGGGCTTGGATGTGAGCGCGATGAGCGTTTGCTTTTCTCCGGCCTTGATCTGCGTCTTTTTGCCGGTGATGTGGTCCAAATCGGTGGGCCTAACGGCGCTGGCAAAACCACCTTGCTGCGCGCCATCGCGGGTATCAGCACGGATTACCACGGGCAAGTCCGCTACCTCGGTCAAGCTCTACCGGCAGCAGCGTGGGAATTTGCGGGCGATAGTCTTTATCTGGGGCATTTGCCCGGCATCAAAAAAGCCCTGACTCCAGCTGAAAATCTTGCTTGGTACCAAGCGCAAACTGGCGCTGTGGTATCAATTGATGAGGCTCTGCGCCTGGTTGGTCTGTATGGCTATGAAGATACTCCCTGCTACCAGCTGTCGGCAGGGCAGTTACGCCGTGTTGCCTTGGCTCGCCTGCATTTAAGTCGCGCGCGTATCTGGATTTTGGATGAACCCTTCACCGCCATCGACAAGCTCGGCGTGAGCCAATTGGAGTCTTTGATTGCGCAGCAATCATCAAAAGGAGGCGTTGTAATACTGACCTCCCATCAGGATCTGAATTTGCCGCAGCTGCGTTTGGTGAACTTGCAAGATTATCAATCCGGTTTATCCGGAGCAGATCTGTCTGGACGTGCAGCTTCAGATGGGCAGCAGCAGGTGCAGTATCATGGCTGA